ATCAAAGCGGTGCAACGGCGTTTGACCGGCAATCAAAACGTTTCCAGCATCCAAGTGTCGGTCGCGGACGAAAACGACATTACCAGCGTCAAAGAGCAATTGACCAACTTGATGCGCGAACGCCGCCGTTTGGGTGATGACAAGGACGACAATTTCAACGTGCAGGATACCCGCCAGATTGCCGAAGCCTTGTCTGGTACGACGCAAGTGATGACTACTTTACTGGCAGCGGTGGCTTCGGTCAGCTTGCTGGTCGGCGGGATCGGCATTATGAATATTATGCTGGTGTCCGTGACTGAGCGTACCCGTGAAATCGGTATTCGGCTGGCGATTGGGGCGTTGGAACGTGAAGTGTTGCTGCAATTTCTGATCGAGGCGGTGGTGCTGGCTTCTCTCGGCGGCTTGATTGGGATTGGGTTGGCAACGCTGGTATCCATCGGCTTGTCGCAAGTGATGAATGTGCCGTATGTTTTCAATGTGGGGATTAACTTGCTGTCGTTTGTGTTTTCGGCGGGGATTGGTGTGTTGTTTGGGTATATGCCTGCGAAACGCGCCGCGCGGCTAGACCCGATTGAGGCGTTGCGCCACGAGTGAGGCAACGCCTGCGGTGCTTAGAACTCGTAAGCCACTTGCAGCGTGATTACATCTTCTTTGCTGCCATCGTAGGCTTCGTTGTTCATGTATTCAGCCGCGAAACTGGCTTTTTCGTAGACGGGCATACTGTAGGCAATACCCGCTGCTTTTTCGGGCAGTTCCAGCGACTCAGCCGCGTCGGTTTGCTGGTAGGCGAGTGCTACGGTGCGGTCGTTGCCCATATCGAAACCGATTTCGAGATTGGTGGCGCTGGGTTCGACGCTGCTGTCATCTTCCAGCGTGATGGCATCGACTTGAATGTGTTCGGCAATCACGCTGGCTTTGCCGACAGTAGCGGAGGCATGGATACCTAGCCCTGCCGCTGCTTTATCATTCACATCAGAAATATAGCTCACGCCAGCCCCGAAGTTGTCGGCGCTGTAATCGAGATTCACGCCGTAATCATCAATTTTGTTGCTGCCATCTTTGTCATCTTTGAATACGTAGGCCGAGCCGGAAATATCGCCGGAACTGACACCCAGTTGCACGGCTTCTTCTTGTGTTTCCGCCATTTCCAACGTCAGTGGGTCGGACACCATATGGCTGTCGAATTTACCGAAAGGCACGTACATGCGCCCTGCGGTGACATCCAGCCCTTCACGCGGTTTGAAGGTAAGGGTGGCTTCATCCAGCGCAATATTGTCGTTGTTTTCACCTTGTTCGTAGAGGAATAAGACGTGGCCTTCGAGTTTGTCATTGATCTGATTGTCGATGCCGAGTTCGACGGCGGGTACAGTGAGGTCGCTGCTATCGCCGTCATCATTGCTGACAAAACCGGCTTCGACTTCCACCACACCGCTGAGGGTGGTGGCGGCAAAAGCGGGGCTGGTTAAGGATGCGCCAATCAGGATGCTTAATAAGGTCTTTTTCATACTAGAACTCCAGGTATTTTGATAGGGAACAGTGGCTGGTCTGTCATTATGTTATTACTAGATGGTTATCCCAACGTTGGTCGGAAAACTGGTGCAACAGGCTGGCTGGTGCGGGTTGAAGGGTTGAGGGAAAACGGTGAATGCCGCCGGTCGCATCCGAGACTAAAAATTGCTGCTGTTGTGGCAAAAACGCGATGCCGCTGGGTTCCGGTACGGAATGCGCGTGCAGAAAACGGCGTTCGCGGGTACTCCAAAAGCTAGTGTGATTGCCGCGTGGTGAGGATACCGCCAGAATTTGTTGCTGCGGGTCATAGGCTAAATCCGCCATGTAACCGTTGAACAGCGCTACATCAGCGGCGCTAATGTCGAGCAATTGCAACTCACCGCCGTGCGGCTGCCAAGCGACCAAGGAGGCGGGTTGTTGGCGGTATAAATTGCCTTCGTATTGCAGCGCCACGCCGACACTGCCATCCGCAGTGGCGATTAAGTGGCGAATGCTTAAATGACGGTCGGGTAGGCGGTATTCGTCAATTTTTTTGCCGGTTTGCGCATCAAGATAAACCAGCGAAGGTTGCATGGTGTCAATGTTGAGTTTACGCCGCCCGAAATCGGGGTGCTGTTCAATACCGCCGTTGGCAATGACCAGCGTTTTGCCATCGGGCATGAGTTGTATATCGTGCGGATCAAGTCCGAAGGTGTCGTATTCGCCGAGGTGTTGGAAAGTTTTGCTGTCGCGGATACCGAGTACGCCGCGTTTTTCATCGTAAGCGTTTTCGGTGGTGAACAGCACATCACCCGCAGAGGATAAACAGCCGTGACCGTTGAAATGTCGTCCGGCTGTTGCGGGAATGGGGGTGTTTTGAGCTTCTGTGAACATGACGACGGCGCATTCAAAGGCGGGGCGGCGTCCGAACAGTAGGGCGGTGTCGTTTGCTAAGGGTAATACGGCGTGTCCGCGCATGGGGACAGCGCAGGATTGCAGTTGCCCGCTTGCCATGTCTAAGCGGGTTAGAAAGTGTCCGCCGTGTGGGTTGTCGCTGGCGGAATATAAATGGGTGAGGTTGGTATCTGCTTCAACAGGTGTTCCTGCGGCGCGTTTCATTAGGGTGTTGACCCCTAATGCCGCACCAAACGTTCCGGCAGTGGCAAGTAACAAAAACTGGCGGCGATTCATTGTTTAATCCCCATCGTTGTCGTTGAAACCGAGTTGTACGCCTAGCACTTTGGCAAGCTGGCGGCGGATTCCCATTTGAATGTCATTACCGAGGTAGTAATAACCATCGAGTTCTTTACCTTTACCCGTCTTGATTAGCTCGAAAGGGTCAGCACTGGGCAGCGGTAACTTGAGGTAATTGTCGAAGCGTTGCTGCATGGCATCGGCGACGAACTTTTCCACTTCGCGTTCGTTGTGGTCGCGTAGCCATTGCAATACACCGCCTTCCCGCAGAATACGTTGCATCCCTTCCACATTGGCGCGAATGATTTGGATGGAATAGCCACTGCGCCAGGCTTCCAGTTGGTAAGCGTTGGAGGTATTCAGCACTTCCTGCTTGCCTTCGGTATTGAGGTCAATGCCTTTGCCCAAGGGATTGCCGATGCGGTTTTTGGAAAACTTTTCGGCGGACTGATACAGCTTG
The DNA window shown above is from Candidatus Thiothrix sulfatifontis and carries:
- a CDS encoding DUF1513 domain-containing protein; this encodes MNRRQFLLLATAGTFGAALGVNTLMKRAAGTPVEADTNLTHLYSASDNPHGGHFLTRLDMASGQLQSCAVPMRGHAVLPLANDTALLFGRRPAFECAVVMFTEAQNTPIPATAGRHFNGHGCLSSAGDVLFTTENAYDEKRGVLGIRDSKTFQHLGEYDTFGLDPHDIQLMPDGKTLVIANGGIEQHPDFGRRKLNIDTMQPSLVYLDAQTGKKIDEYRLPDRHLSIRHLIATADGSVGVALQYEGNLYRQQPASLVAWQPHGGELQLLDISAADVALFNGYMADLAYDPQQQILAVSSPRGNHTSFWSTRERRFLHAHSVPEPSGIAFLPQQQQFLVSDATGGIHRFPSTLQPAPASLLHQFSDQRWDNHLVIT
- a CDS encoding LbtU family siderophore porin, translating into MKKTLLSILIGASLTSPAFAATTLSGVVEVEAGFVSNDDGDSSDLTVPAVELGIDNQINDKLEGHVLFLYEQGENNDNIALDEATLTFKPREGLDVTAGRMYVPFGKFDSHMVSDPLTLEMAETQEEAVQLGVSSGDISGSAYVFKDDKDGSNKIDDYGVNLDYSADNFGAGVSYISDVNDKAAAGLGIHASATVGKASVIAEHIQVDAITLEDDSSVEPSATNLEIGFDMGNDRTVALAYQQTDAAESLELPEKAAGIAYSMPVYEKASFAAEYMNNEAYDGSKEDVITLQVAYEF